ATGGTAACGGTTCCGGGCACAATATTCAGATCGATCCGGTCAAAACTTCCGGCTGGATCGGAGCAGCTATTGAGCGAGACGATGAACGACGGGTCCGGTGGCATTTGACGGCCCGTCGCGCGTGAAGTCGCCTCCGTCAGGCTAAGGCCATGGGTGAGCTCCCTGACGATTGCCATCTCGGTCATGCGATCGCCCGAGAGGTCGCCTTGAATGGTGCCGTCTCGCAGAACCAGAACCCGGCCGCAGGAATTGACGAAATCCTCGAGCCTATGCGTGATCAGGAGGACGATCTTGCCCGCATCGGCCAATCGCCGCATGACCGAGAAGAGCGATTTCGACTCCTCGTCGGTTAGCGCGGAATTCGGCTCGTCGAACAGGAAGATGTCCGCTTCGTACATGATTGCCCGCGCAATCTCAACGCGTTGCTGAACGGCGAGTGACAGATCGGAGAGCTGGTAGTGCGCGAAACGCTCCAGTTCCAGCAGTTTCAGCGCCGGCGATGGATCTACCTTGGGTCGCGGCGAACCCACGGCGGAGGCTTCGCGGCCGACCGCAAGGTTTTCAAGCACGGTCAGGTTTGGCCAGACCTGGGGTTCCTGATGGACGACCGCAACGTGATCCGTTACGCGGTCGACGCCACGACCGTCCCTTTCCAAGATGATCGAGCCGGAGTCCGGGAGTTCTTCGCCCGCGAGCATGCGGGTGAGGGTGCTCTTTCCAGCCCCATTTGGACCAGCCAGCCCGACGATGTCGCCCGAGGACAGTTCCATGGACAAGCCGGCAAGCGCTCTTGTCGGACCATAATTCTTGCGCAGATTCGTCGCCGAAAGCCTGATCATTCGCTTTTCGCCTCACGCTTGGCGGCAGAGCGCTGGGCCGCGCGCCGGATAAGGATCTGGGAACCCTGATCGAGCCAGACGGCACCGATCGTGACGATACCGATGAAGAGAAGCTGCGCGAAGGAACCGACACCCATCAGCGCAAGCCCGTTCGTCAGAAGCGACAGGAGGATCGCGCCGAGCAGGGTACCGACGATCGTTCCGCGACCGCCCGCCAGGCTTGCACCGCCGATGACCACAGCTGCCACGACTGAGAATTGCAGAGACCCAGCCTGTCTCGGGCCGACCGAGCCGACATAGGAGAAGTCGACGATGCCGGCCAGACCGGCCATCAATCCACTGATGAGGAAGACCAGCAACTTGTACTTGACGATCGGCAGACGGGCGATGCGAGCAGCTTCGGCATTGCCGCCGATTGCGGCGAGGCGAAAGCCGAACACGGTGCGATGCCTTATAAACCAAAAAAGCAGGAAGGAGGCCACGAGCCAGAGCGTCGCGCTCGGGATGTTCCAAAGAAGCGGCGCCTGGCCGATGGCCTTGAAGATGGAGAGCTCCCACTCCGGCGGTGCCGGGTCGGAATAGGCGGGCGTGAATGTCTGCGCGTTGCTGATCAGAAGCTGCAAACCTTCCGCGACATTGAGCATCCCAAGCGTTACGATGAATGAAGGAAGCCTCGCCTTGACGACAAACCACCCGTTCAAAAGGCCTACGAAAGCGGCGATGGCCAGAGAAACGAGGAGGGCGGGAATCAGTGGCAGAGTGAAGGGAAGGGCTCCGCCGCCAAGCCAAAGGGTCGCCATGGTAATCGAGGTCAGGCCGTAGACAGAGCCGACCGAAAGGTCGATCTCGCCAAGCAGAATGATCAACTTCTGCGCGAAGGCGATCATAGCGAGAGCAACCATCGAACGCAGCAGCGTCGTCAGGTTGTTAATGCCGAGAAACGAGTCATGCTGGCTCTGCACAAAGGCCGCAATGACGACGATTGCGAGCACCAGGCCTGCCGTTCGCAGCCCGTTGATCATGTTTCCCGGTTTGAGTATGGCGAGCATGCTGTGGCCCTTTACGATAGTCATGGCGGTATAGGCGCTTGTTCCGGGGTTTCGGCCCGAGACTTCGCGTTCATCACCTGGATTCTATTAAAGTGGGCGGCTCGCCGAAGCCAGCCGCCAGCGCTGGATTACTTTCCGAGCGCAGCCTTCAGGCGGGCCTTGGCGGCCTCGACCGTGATCATCCCATCTCCGCCAGCCTTCGTGATGACGATCGGGTTCAGGTATTGAAGGGGATCAGCGTGAACGTCGCCCTTGGTCAGGTAGGCCACGCATTGCTTTACTGCAGCTTCGGACTGATTGTCGAAGCCCTGATCGATGGTGACGAGCGTCCGGCCCGCTTCGATATCGTCCAGAATTGCGCCGCTGACGTTGAAGCCCGAAGTAAAGGATTTGCCGGTCAGGCCCAGATTGTTGATGACGCGCGCAACGCCCTCGACACCCTGGTCGGTATGGAAAAACAGATTGACCTTCGGGTTGCCCGTCAGGAACGGCGTCACGCTGTCGATGACTTCCGCCGTGGTGTAGTTCCGGCTCGTCGGCAGGCCGGTCTTGTAGTCGTTGAAGAACTTCACATCTGGATAGGAGGCCTTGAAGCCTTCCTGAAAGCCCTGCATGCGGCCCTGGGCCCAGGGCTCATCCGGGCCGCCGCTACCGAGGGCCACCTCGGTTATGGTTAGCCGCATTTCCCTGACCAGCTTTGCCGTCGCTTCGCCGTTGAAACGTCCGGCAGCAACTTCGTTCAGCGCCGAGAATGAGAAGCGCTTGGACTTGGCAGCATCGTTGTTCAGCGTCATCGCCGGAACGCCGGCGTCGACGTAACGGTTGATGATGGCGTTGAACTGATTGGGTAGCGGTGCCTGGACGCCAAGGCAATCGACCTGATCAGAGTTGAGTAGCGTCTCAAGTTCGTTGATCTGCTGTGCCGGATCCGGGTTGACCGGGCCGACCAGGCGGCAGTTTGCGTTGAGGCCGGCCGCCTTGGCATCTTCGCAACCCTTGACGGTACCAAACTTGAACTGGGCGCCGGAAATCGGCACGCCTGTTCCGGCAACTTGAATGACGATGTTGACCGGCTTTCCGGTCTTCAGCTTGTCGGCGATGCGGGGTGCGAGCTTAAAGTCGCCCCAAGCGAACTTGTGCGACATGACGCCATCGGGAACAGCTTTGTCCTGCGCTGCGACCGGTGTGATCGCGCTTGCACAGAGAAGAGCAGCAAGAACGCCAATGCGTGACTTGGTTTCCATGGAAAAGACCTTTCTACCTCTGAAGGAATAGCCGATTATTTTATGATTGTGCGGCAGGTGTATCGGTACACAAATAATTGCCGTCGTCAATCGCATTTTGGCACCCCGCTGAGGAAAATTTCGAATTTTGTCTCGGGCAGTAGAATATCCATACGTGTCAGAACAGCGATAATTACCTAATGAAATCATCCATATGATGGCGGCGCATCTTAATTCTCTTGATGCTGACGTCTCGCCTCATTAAAAAATTGAGGTTGACAGTAGTTGGTATTTTGTGGATCGATACACTAAAACGCAACACAATCCACGCAAATAAGGGGAACGTACGAGAGTACGTCAAAGAAGGCTTCATGGATAATCAGTCTCGTTTCATGCTTGGTATTGATGTCGGCGGCACGTTCACCGACTTCGTCGCCTATGATCGCGAAAAGCGCACCATCAATGTGTGGAAGGTCAGATCCGTACCGACGGATCCTGTCGTCGGCATCCTGAATGGCCTCTCCGAGTTCGCGCACAGGGACGAGATCGATTATGTTCGCCTCGGCACGACGGTTGGCACGAACGCAGTGCTCGAGCGCAAAGGCGCAACAGTTGCCTATGTCACGACAAGGGGCTTCCGCGATATTCCCTTCATTCAGCGCGGAAATCGCCGCTATCACTATGATATGAGCTGGGTGAAGCCGACGCCTCTGGTCAAGCGAAGCCATTCCTTCGAGCTGACCGAGCGTCTTGATGCCAAGGGCAACGTGCTCATGGCGCTAGACGAAGCAGAGGTCCGGACCCTGGCGGCGACCATCCGTGCCATGCCGGATATTCAAGCGGTTGCCGTTTGCACCCTGTTTTCCTACGTGAACCCCGTGCACGAGCTGCGCATCAAGGCAATCCTCGCCGAAGAGCTGCCAGGTCTACCGATCACGGCGTCCTATGAAATTCTTCCGAAATGGAAGGAATATGAACGTGCATCGACCGCCATCGCCGATGCCTATTTGAAGCCTGTCGTCACCCGCCAGCTTGCCAGCATGCGCAAGCGTCTGGACGAGGCAAAGATGGATGCCAATGTCGTCGTTATCAAATCGAACGGCGGTGAGATGACGCTGGACGCGGCCGCGAACGCGCCGGTCAATCTCGTTCTCTCCGGTCCGACCGGCGGCGTCATCGCCAGCCGTGCCGTTGCCAAGCTCACCGGCATCGAAAACCTCGTCACCATCGACATCGGCGGAACGTCAAGCGACGTCGCCACTGTTTTGGACGGTCGCGAGCGTTTCACCACCGCATTCGAAATCGAATGGGGCATGCCGATCCAGATCCCAATGATCGACATCCGCACGATCGGCGCCGGTGGCGGCTCTATTGCCTGGATCGACAATGGCGGCATGCTGCGCGTCGGCCCGCAGAGCGCCGGAGCAAATCCTGGGCCTGCCTGCTACAGCGGGGGCGGAACACTTCCAACGGTCACGGACGCCAATGTCGTGCTCGGCCGCATCGATCCCAACAACTTCCTCGGCGGCCGCATGAAGCTCGACGCTGAAGCGGCGCGAGTTGCCGTATCGAGTGTTGCCGAGAAACTGGGTCGCAGCATTGAGGACACAGCATTGGCAATCCTCAAAATCGCCAACAACAACATGGTCGGCGCGCTTCGTACTGTTCTCATCGAACAGGGTCTTGATCCCCGGGACTTTACACTGGCCGGCTTTGGCGGTGCAGGTCCCCTGCATACCAATGACCTTGCCGCTGATATGGGAATTCCGAGAGCTTTGGTTCCCAACCATCCGGGCCAGTTCTCGGCTTCCGGCTTCATACTGACCGACGCCCGCGTCGATCGGCAGCGCACGACGCATATTACCAGCAGGCACTACGACCCGGTGCTCGGCCAGTCCATCCTTTCCCAGCTGATCGCCGAGGCGACGGCGGAGCTGCATGAACAGGGCTACACCACTGACATCGAGGGGCACTACCTGCTCGAGATGCGCTATCTCGGCCAGAACTATGAACTTGAAATGCGGATCGACGAGACGGCCTTCGAGGCTGCCGATGGCAGCGCGCTCTGGGAGGCATTCCATCGCGCACACAAGGCCCGTTTCGGTTTCTCCTCGCCGGGCGACATCATGGAAATCGTAAGCTGCGCCGTCACCCTTGTGGCAACGACGCCCAAGCCGGATATCCTTCGGCTGGAGCGCACCGCGGGAACCGCGAAGCCGAAATCGGCGCGGTCGGTCTATTTTGCCGACGGTTCGCATCAGGCGCCGGTCTACGATCGCGGCGACCTGCTGTTCGGAGACGTCATTCCCGGTCCAGCCGTTGTCGAGGAGCCTGCATCCGTCACGGTGCTCAATCCCGGCAGCACGCTGTCCGTTGACGAGTTCGGAAATCTGATCATCGACATCCTCGCCTGAGCCCAGTCATTCCCGGCGCCTTGCGTGGATGAGCTATCCGCAGGCCCGATACCCGGAGAAATCAAATGCGTTTTTCTGAAAACGGCTACTACATCGAAAAATATCTGAAGTGCGCCAATTGCGGTCAGCTGCTCTACGGCGTGTCCGACGAACGCTTGCACGGCGGGCACACGCTTTACTGCAGCGAGTGGTGCGAAAGCTGGGATGGCATGCGCGCGGACCGTTCGGCTCGTGCATTGCTGCCCTTCGAGCCATCGGCGCCAGTGGCATCTACGAGCACGCGGCTTGCACCGCTCGATCCCGTCACCATGAACATCCTTGAATCGACCATGGTTTCGGTCTGCCGCGAGATGGGCATATTGCTCATGAAGACGTCCTATTCGACGATCTTCAATGAAGGTCTCGATTTCACCTGCGCTTTCGCCGACAAGGACGGCGAGATGATTGCGGTGGCCGAATTCAACCCGGCCATGATCGGTGGCATGCCCATCCTGATGAAGAGCTGCGCGCAGGAGATCGATTTCGATACTCTGGAAGAAGGCGACGTCATCCTGCATAACGACCCCTATCGGGGCGGCCTCCATCTTCCCGAACATACCTTCTTCAAACCCGTCTTCATCGACGGCGAACTCGTGGGTTTTGCCGTCTGCATAGGCCACGTCGCCGAGATCGGCGGCATGGTGCCGGGCGCATTCGCGGGCGAGGCGACGGAAGTCTTCCAGGAAGGCCTTCGCGTGCCGCCGATCAAGATCAAGAAGGCCGGCAAAGATGTCGACGAGGTCTGGAAATTGCTTCTCGCCAACGTTCGCACGCCGCGCCAGAACTATGGTGACCTTCGGGCGATGATCGCCAGCGTCGATTTGGGTGTCGACCGTCTGACGGCCGTTATCCGCAAGTATGGCAAGGACGTGTTCAAGCAGACATGCTTGGATCTAATGGATTACTCAGAACGCCGTATGCGCGCCGAAATCGCGTCCTTCGATGACGGCATGTACAGCTTCGAGGACACCGTCGAGGACGACGGCATAACGGCGCAGTCTTATAAGGTCGCCGTCGACGTCTTTGTGCAGGGCGACGAGTTCATCGCCGATTTCCGCCGCACGGCAAAGCAGGCACGTGGTCCGATCAACGCCACTTATGGCGTGACGACAAGTGCTACCTACAATGCCGTCCTGCACATGACGGATCCCAGCATTCCGAAGAACTCCGGCTGCTTCCGCCCCATCAAGGTCGTCTCGCCGCCCGGAACTGTCGCCAACGTCGATTTCCCGGCGCCGGAAGTTGCCGGCAACACCGAAACCCATCCACGTCTGGCCGGGATCGTCATCGGCGCAATGGCGACCTGCGCGCCCGAGCGTGTCATGGCTGCTGAAGCCGCCACCGGCACCAACTTCGTCTTCGGCGGCCATCATCCTGATTATGACGAATACTTCGCCTGCTATGACATCATGGCCGGTGGCTGGGGCGGTCGTAGCGGCTTCGACGGCAACAATTGCAACATCGCCATCAACGGCAATTGCCGCTTCAATCCAACGGAAGTCTTCGAAACCCGCTTCCCCATCCGCGTCGAGAATTGCGAGCTGATCACGGATTCGGCTGGCGCTGGCGAATATCGCGGCGGTCTCGGCTATGAGCGGACTCTGCTGATGACCGATGTGGCCATTACCGGCAGCCAGTGCACGGATCGCCATACGATCAGGCCCTGGGCATTGTTCGACGGCAAGGAAGGCGACAATGGCGCGACCCACGTGCTGAAGGCAAGCTCGACCGAGTGGCAGAACGTGAAGGAAGCCTACGGCAAGCGTTCGACCAGCAAGTACGCCAATATCCGCTTCGAGCCAGGCGATCGCATTCGGTTGCGCACGCCGGGAGGCGGTGGCTTCGGCGCGCCGACTGCGCGTGCGAAGGATGCTATCGAACGCGATGTCGCCGAAGGCTTCGTTTCCATCGAAGCGGCAGAGCAAATCTACGGCTGGACCAAGGCCTGACAGGAGAAACGTCCCATGTCCATGATACCGAATTCTAGCGCCGCCCGTGACGTTCGTTTTCACCTGCATGCTCAGACGAATCCCGAGCGGCATGAAGGCGAGGGCCCCCTCGTCATCGCGAAGGCAGACGGCCCCTATATCTTCGACGATGCGGGAACCCGTTATCTGGACGTTATGGCTGGACTCTGGTGCGCCTCACTCGGGTTCACCAATGATGGCTTGGCGAAAGCAGCCTCGGACGCTTACGCGACCATGGGCTTCTATCACACTTTCGGCGGCCGGGCTTCTCCGGCCGTCATCGATGCCGCCGAGGCGATCGCGCAGCTGGTCCCGCTGGACGATGCGCGGGTCTTTTTCGCGACCTCCGGTTCGGAAGCGATCGAGACCATGGTCAAGATCGCCTGGCTTTATCACGCCGCCAATGGCGCGCCGCAAAGGCGAAAGATCATCGCAAGACAGCGCGCATTCCACGGCTCCACCATCTTTGCAGCGTCGTTGACCGGCCTTCCCCATATGCACCGGGAATTCGGATTGCCTCTGGAAGGCGTTGTCCACACGCTTTGCCCAGACCCCTATCGCGAGCAGCGTAAGGACGAGACCACGGGAGCCTTTGTCGAGCGCCTCGCAAATGAACTGGAAGCGCTCATTTTGGCCGAGGGAGCTGATAGGATCGCTGCATTTATCGCAGAGCCGATCAATGCTGGCGCCGGTGTCATCGTGCCGCCATCAGGCTATTTCGAACGTATCCAGGCGGTTCTCGATAAATATGGCATCCTCTGCCTGGATGACGAGATCGTTTGCGGTTTCGGCCGCACAGGCAACTGGTTCGGCTGCCAGACGGTCGGCATGATGCCGGACATGATGGCGATGGCGAAGGGCTTGTCGTCATCTTTCTTCCCCATTTCTGCAGTTGCGGTTTCCGGCAAAATTTACGAGGCGATCAAGTCGATCAACAGGGATGGAAGCCTGTTCGGGCATGGCTTCACAAATTCCGGACATCCTGTGGGTGCCGCCATCGTGACGGAAGCCATTAGGCAGTATCAGTCCATGGAGCTGCCCCGATGGGTGCAACAGCGAGGGCAAATGCTGCGGGCGAAAATCGAGCCAGTCCTTGCGGCGTGCCCGTACGTCGGTCAGTTTCGCGGGGAGGGCCTTCTGCTCGCAGCGGAGCTCGTCGCGAACCAGGAAACGAAAGAGCCCTTTGCCGCTGCTTTCTGCATTCCGCAGCATCTCCAGCGTATCGCCATGCAGAAGGGGCTCATGCTCCGGCCGCAGGGCAACTCAATTACCTTCTGCCCACCATTCATTATCGATGATGCCCAGATCGACTTCATCGTGGATGCGCTGCTGGCAAGCATGAAGGAGCTCGAGCAGGAGGTCATTTCCAAATTGCCGGCAGCCGGATAGAACCTTGAAATGATGAGAATCCAGTCGAGACGGCACAGGCGATGACCACAGGCGAAGGCTCCACGAAAATCACCATCAAAGAGGTCGCGGAAGCCGCCGGCGTTTCTCGCTCCAGCGTTTCGAACTACCTGAACGAGCGCTTTGCAAATATGGGGCTTGAGACGCGGGAGCGCATCAACCAGGCGATCGAGAGCCTCGGCTATCGGCCCAACAACGCTGCACGCCAACTGAAGACGGGCAAGGTACCGATGGTGGGATTGCTGGTTCCCACCGTCATCAACCCGTTCTTCGGTGAACTGGCACTGGCGGTCGAACAGGCTGCGGGCCGGCACAACTATCGTGTCCTGCTGTGCAATACGATGCGCGACGCTGAGCGTGAGTACGAATTCGAGGAGGAGATGCTCAGCTTTGGCATTCGCGGCGTCATCACCGTCTCGCCGATCGTCGGCCGCCGAAAGTCGGCCCCCGCGGATCTGGCGGTGGTGGCAATAGACGCCCGGCGCGGGGATCTCGGCTCGGCAAATGTTGACCTCGTGAATCTAGACAATCAGGCTGCAACGAGCATAGCGGTCGACCATCTCGTGAGTTTGGGACACAGGCATATCGCCTACGTGTCAGACTCGTCGTTCACGTTCGCTCGCGCATCACGGGCTGCAGGGTTCGAGGCCGCCGTCGCTGGACACGGCCTTTCCGATTGCCCTGTCGTCGTCCAGTCCTTTGTCGATGGCATTGCGAGCTATTCCGACGTTGAGCTCTTTGAGATTGGGCGCGGCAGCGTGGCACAATTGCTGTCATCTAATCCGCGTCCAACGGCCATCATCGCCCTTAACGACATGATAGCGGTCGGCATATTGTCTGCTCTCAGGCAGCACGGCGTCGCTGTTCCCGGCGAGATGTCGCTCGTGGGGATTGACGACATCGTGCTGTCGCAGCTGACCACACCTGGCCTTTCCACTATTCGCCAACCTGTGACGCAAATGGCAGAGGCGGCCGTGGAATTGCTGATCGCGCGGCTGCGTTCTCCGACCCGGTCCTCGACCGAAACAGTGTTCCAGCCGGAACTCGTGAGACGCGAATCGACAGAAAAGCCATTTTCGCATGAACGAATATAAAGGCCATCATGACGGAGATCGATCATAGCCTCCGCCGGCTGTGAACTGACTATATCGATCTGTACAACCGTGTGGCGCGCGAGGAGGAGCGCGACTTTAAATGGATGAGGGCATGGCGACGATGATCTACCGTTCTCTGGCGCGTGCAAGCTTGCGCGACGATGGGGCACGACAACGGGACGTACCGTGTCGGAACCCTCTCGCGCGGCTCAAAACCCGGTGACTGCTGAGAGCGACCGCGCGATCATCGAGGCTGTAAATGCGGTTGCTACTCGACAAAAAGCGTTAGTGCCGCCGAAGTTTCGCTGGCATGGCTGCGTCGCAACAAAGTCGTCGCGGTGCCACTCGTAGGCGCGTTGACGGAAAACCACATCGATGACGCCGTGGCGTGGCTTGCAATAAGTCTTGTCGATGACGAAGCCGCGCCAGGTATAAGTAGAGTCGGAGCGTGTTGTGAAGATCCCGGCCGAACGCGGCGGCGAATACTCTCGATGGCATCGTCAACTTAATGGCAACGAGCGCAGACCATGGCGCCGGCCGATTTCGCCGATCATGCTCGGGCGATTTTGGCCCACAGGTTCATCGCCGCTGAACGCAATTGGCGATAATGGTTGGAAGGGATGTCGTGGCGCGGGATGTGGAATAGGTTGGCGATCGGGTCATGGATAGAGACAAATCGTTGTAGATGTCGCTGTGACTTGAAGCGCTTCATGATCCGCTCCAATGAAAGAATGCAAGTGGCAAAACGCCTCCATTAGCGGCTTTTTCTTGGGTTCGGTTAGGTTTTGACTGGCGTTCGCATTGATCGGCAAAGTTTTTCTCTCCGCCGGACAGGTTGTTGTCCTTCGTCGGTTCTCAAACCATTCTCCAATGCGTGACGCTGATGCCGCTCCTGGCTTCGGTCACAGAGTGGCGTTCGGCTCCCGGTTTCCCATTCTCTCGTAGGAGCGCAGCCCGGCGTTGCCAGGCTCGCTAGCGGATCATCAGGACAGCCGGGATATCGTCGACGCGCAATCCTCGCTTCTGCCGCCGCGCCGTTCATATGGGCGTTGGTCACGCAGGATCTGGAAGGCGATCGTCAAAAGCTTGCGCGCGATGGCAACCCGCGCTTTGTTCACTCCTCTGGATTTCAAGTGTTCGTATTGGGCGCGAAGCTGCGGATCGCTAGCAAGAGCAGGTGCCACCGCCTCGACGAAGGCCCAGCGCAGCCACTTGTTGCCCTGCCTGATGATCTTGCCGTGGAAGGTCTTGCCGCCGGAGGAATAGGTGGACGGCACCAGTCCGGCATAGGCGGCGAGCTTCTTGGCGTTGCGAAACCGCTTGATGTCGTCGATCTCCGCATCGATCAGCCGGGCGAAGAACTCGCCGATGCCGGGGATCGTCTTGAGCAGCTTCACATTGGTGTTCGCTTTCGTCATCGCCCGGATCGTTGCTTCCGATTGCTTGATCCGCCCATCGATGTCCCCGATGAAAGCGAGGCCACGGTCGATCTGGATGCGGTCGATCTCTGAGACCTTGACCTGCGCGAGCTGAGCGCGGCCGGCCTTGCCGAACAGGTCGCCCAGCTTCTTCAACTGCGCCGTCTGCTCCGGATAGCGGTCGAACACCGTGACGATGCGGTTCTTCGTCATCGTGCGCAGCCGCAAGTAAAACATCCGCTCACGTAGCGCGACACGCAGTTCTCGGGCCCGTTCGCCGGGCGCCCAGGCCTCCGGCACCAGGTCGGCTCTAAGCAGATGCGTCAGCACAGTCGCGTCGATCTTGTCGGTCTTGATCTTGGCGTCGGCGATCGCCTTGACCTTCAACGGATGGGCGAGAACGACATCATCACAAATGTCATCGAGCCAGTCGTACATCACCATCCAGTTGCGCGTCGCCTCGACAACCGCGTGCGAGTTCTCACGGTATCGTTCCAGAAACCCACCGAGCGACTGGCGGTCGTTCTTAACACGGCCGGAGCGTAGCGTCTTACCGCTACTGTCCTGCACCACCAGGTGGCTGTAGGATTTGTGATAGTCGACGCCGATATGGTAATCATAAGAGGCAGTCATGCTTCCAACTCCTTTATTGAGATTTTCGAAACCCCAATAAGGTAAGCCGAAAGGCTGGAGGTGCGACTGTCCCTCGATCATCACTTGCATCTGAGTGATCCGTTCTCTCTCCGGGCGTGGCC
Above is a window of Allorhizobium ampelinum S4 DNA encoding:
- a CDS encoding hydantoinase/oxoprolinase family protein, whose translation is MDNQSRFMLGIDVGGTFTDFVAYDREKRTINVWKVRSVPTDPVVGILNGLSEFAHRDEIDYVRLGTTVGTNAVLERKGATVAYVTTRGFRDIPFIQRGNRRYHYDMSWVKPTPLVKRSHSFELTERLDAKGNVLMALDEAEVRTLAATIRAMPDIQAVAVCTLFSYVNPVHELRIKAILAEELPGLPITASYEILPKWKEYERASTAIADAYLKPVVTRQLASMRKRLDEAKMDANVVVIKSNGGEMTLDAAANAPVNLVLSGPTGGVIASRAVAKLTGIENLVTIDIGGTSSDVATVLDGRERFTTAFEIEWGMPIQIPMIDIRTIGAGGGSIAWIDNGGMLRVGPQSAGANPGPACYSGGGTLPTVTDANVVLGRIDPNNFLGGRMKLDAEAARVAVSSVAEKLGRSIEDTALAILKIANNNMVGALRTVLIEQGLDPRDFTLAGFGGAGPLHTNDLAADMGIPRALVPNHPGQFSASGFILTDARVDRQRTTHITSRHYDPVLGQSILSQLIAEATAELHEQGYTTDIEGHYLLEMRYLGQNYELEMRIDETAFEAADGSALWEAFHRAHKARFGFSSPGDIMEIVSCAVTLVATTPKPDILRLERTAGTAKPKSARSVYFADGSHQAPVYDRGDLLFGDVIPGPAVVEEPASVTVLNPGSTLSVDEFGNLIIDILA
- a CDS encoding aminotransferase; this encodes MSMIPNSSAARDVRFHLHAQTNPERHEGEGPLVIAKADGPYIFDDAGTRYLDVMAGLWCASLGFTNDGLAKAASDAYATMGFYHTFGGRASPAVIDAAEAIAQLVPLDDARVFFATSGSEAIETMVKIAWLYHAANGAPQRRKIIARQRAFHGSTIFAASLTGLPHMHREFGLPLEGVVHTLCPDPYREQRKDETTGAFVERLANELEALILAEGADRIAAFIAEPINAGAGVIVPPSGYFERIQAVLDKYGILCLDDEIVCGFGRTGNWFGCQTVGMMPDMMAMAKGLSSSFFPISAVAVSGKIYEAIKSINRDGSLFGHGFTNSGHPVGAAIVTEAIRQYQSMELPRWVQQRGQMLRAKIEPVLAACPYVGQFRGEGLLLAAELVANQETKEPFAAAFCIPQHLQRIAMQKGLMLRPQGNSITFCPPFIIDDAQIDFIVDALLASMKELEQEVISKLPAAG
- a CDS encoding LacI family DNA-binding transcriptional regulator, translated to MTTGEGSTKITIKEVAEAAGVSRSSVSNYLNERFANMGLETRERINQAIESLGYRPNNAARQLKTGKVPMVGLLVPTVINPFFGELALAVEQAAGRHNYRVLLCNTMRDAEREYEFEEEMLSFGIRGVITVSPIVGRRKSAPADLAVVAIDARRGDLGSANVDLVNLDNQAATSIAVDHLVSLGHRHIAYVSDSSFTFARASRAAGFEAAVAGHGLSDCPVVVQSFVDGIASYSDVELFEIGRGSVAQLLSSNPRPTAIIALNDMIAVGILSALRQHGVAVPGEMSLVGIDDIVLSQLTTPGLSTIRQPVTQMAEAAVELLIARLRSPTRSSTETVFQPELVRRESTEKPFSHERI
- a CDS encoding sugar ABC transporter substrate-binding protein, which gives rise to METKSRIGVLAALLCASAITPVAAQDKAVPDGVMSHKFAWGDFKLAPRIADKLKTGKPVNIVIQVAGTGVPISGAQFKFGTVKGCEDAKAAGLNANCRLVGPVNPDPAQQINELETLLNSDQVDCLGVQAPLPNQFNAIINRYVDAGVPAMTLNNDAAKSKRFSFSALNEVAAGRFNGEATAKLVREMRLTITEVALGSGGPDEPWAQGRMQGFQEGFKASYPDVKFFNDYKTGLPTSRNYTTAEVIDSVTPFLTGNPKVNLFFHTDQGVEGVARVINNLGLTGKSFTSGFNVSGAILDDIEAGRTLVTIDQGFDNQSEAAVKQCVAYLTKGDVHADPLQYLNPIVITKAGGDGMITVEAAKARLKAALGK
- a CDS encoding ABC transporter permease — translated: MLAILKPGNMINGLRTAGLVLAIVVIAAFVQSQHDSFLGINNLTTLLRSMVALAMIAFAQKLIILLGEIDLSVGSVYGLTSITMATLWLGGGALPFTLPLIPALLVSLAIAAFVGLLNGWFVVKARLPSFIVTLGMLNVAEGLQLLISNAQTFTPAYSDPAPPEWELSIFKAIGQAPLLWNIPSATLWLVASFLLFWFIRHRTVFGFRLAAIGGNAEAARIARLPIVKYKLLVFLISGLMAGLAGIVDFSYVGSVGPRQAGSLQFSVVAAVVIGGASLAGGRGTIVGTLLGAILLSLLTNGLALMGVGSFAQLLFIGIVTIGAVWLDQGSQILIRRAAQRSAAKREAKSE
- a CDS encoding ATP-binding cassette domain-containing protein — encoded protein: MELSSGDIVGLAGPNGAGKSTLTRMLAGEELPDSGSIILERDGRGVDRVTDHVAVVHQEPQVWPNLTVLENLAVGREASAVGSPRPKVDPSPALKLLELERFAHYQLSDLSLAVQQRVEIARAIMYEADIFLFDEPNSALTDEESKSLFSVMRRLADAGKIVLLITHRLEDFVNSCGRVLVLRDGTIQGDLSGDRMTEMAIVRELTHGLSLTEATSRATGRQMPPDPSFIVSLNSCSDPAGSFDRIDLNIVPGTVTIVAGVEGSGARELVRALGRYSPISGNLNARRKDGNEIAVSYVAASRRSTVFPNLSVGDNLVARLNWSSLCSPIPFLSRSKIAARADAAVKKYFVKTASIDHPITSLSGGNQQKVVVSAAVEYGAELLVIEEPTRGVDFSSKRDIYAILRDYAAKGNAVVLFCTEVPEMYEVGDEVVVVSHGRIMGNAAIDEHASATQLTHRITELESGHSTISERA
- a CDS encoding hydantoinase B/oxoprolinase family protein, which translates into the protein MRFSENGYYIEKYLKCANCGQLLYGVSDERLHGGHTLYCSEWCESWDGMRADRSARALLPFEPSAPVASTSTRLAPLDPVTMNILESTMVSVCREMGILLMKTSYSTIFNEGLDFTCAFADKDGEMIAVAEFNPAMIGGMPILMKSCAQEIDFDTLEEGDVILHNDPYRGGLHLPEHTFFKPVFIDGELVGFAVCIGHVAEIGGMVPGAFAGEATEVFQEGLRVPPIKIKKAGKDVDEVWKLLLANVRTPRQNYGDLRAMIASVDLGVDRLTAVIRKYGKDVFKQTCLDLMDYSERRMRAEIASFDDGMYSFEDTVEDDGITAQSYKVAVDVFVQGDEFIADFRRTAKQARGPINATYGVTTSATYNAVLHMTDPSIPKNSGCFRPIKVVSPPGTVANVDFPAPEVAGNTETHPRLAGIVIGAMATCAPERVMAAEAATGTNFVFGGHHPDYDEYFACYDIMAGGWGGRSGFDGNNCNIAINGNCRFNPTEVFETRFPIRVENCELITDSAGAGEYRGGLGYERTLLMTDVAITGSQCTDRHTIRPWALFDGKEGDNGATHVLKASSTEWQNVKEAYGKRSTSKYANIRFEPGDRIRLRTPGGGGFGAPTARAKDAIERDVAEGFVSIEAAEQIYGWTKA